From a region of the Fusarium verticillioides 7600 chromosome 9, whole genome shotgun sequence genome:
- a CDS encoding urease accessory protein: MSHSHDGHSHSHDGGFNAVEHGHSHEILDGPGSFLGREMPIVEGREWSERAFTIGIGGPVGSGKTALMLALSLALRKEYSLAAVTNDIFTREDAEFLTRNKALPPPRIRAIETGGCPHAAVREDISQNLAALEDLHREFDTDILLIESGGDNLAANYSRELADFIIYVIDVSGGDKIPRKGGPGITQSDLLVVNKTDLAEIVGADLGVMERDARKIREGGPTVFAQVKKDVGVDHIIRLIKSAWKASGAEEERRSKGGPRPTEGLEQLE, from the exons ATGTCGCACTCTCACGACGGTCACTCTCACTCCCACGATGGAGGCTTCAATGCTGTTGAGCATGGCCACTCTCACGAGATTCTCGATGGTCCTGGGAGCTTCTTGGGTCGTGAGATGCCAATTGTAGAAGGGCGAGAATGGTCCGAGAGAGCTTTCAccattggcattggagg TCCCGTCGGTTCCGGAAAGACTGCTCTCATGCTTGCCCTCTCCCTTGCGCTCCGAAAGGAGTACTCCCTCGCTGCCGTGACGAACGACATCTTCACCCGCGAGGACGCAGAGTTCCTCACCCGAAACAAAGCCCTCCCACCTCCTCGCATCCGTGCCATTGAGACCGGTGGCTGCCCGCATGCTGCAGTCCGTGAAGATATTTCCCAGAACCTCGCTGCATTGGAGGACCTGCATCGCGAGTTCGACACCGATATTCTCCTTATTGAATCGGGAGGTGACAACCTCGCTGCGAACTACAGTCGTGAACTTGCCGATTTCATCATCTACGTTATCGATGTCAGCGGCGGTGACAAAATTCCTCGAAAGGGTGGCCCTGGTATCACGCAGAGTGATCTTTTGGTTGTGAACAAGACCGATCTAGCTGAGATTGTTGGCGCAGACCTTGGTGTCATGGAGAGAGATGCTCGAAAGATCCGAGAAGGCGGACCAACGGTCTTTGCGCAGGTGAAGAAAGATGTTGGCGTCGATCACATTATCAGACTGATCAAGAGCGCATGGAAGGCCAGTGGtgcagaggaagagagacgAAGCAAGGGAGGTCCCAGACCAACAGAGGGTCTGGAGCAGCTGGAGTAA
- a CDS encoding PTH2 family peptidyl-tRNA hydrolase, with amino-acid sequence MAMNPGEQTGVIISTAVVALLTGYAFGIYTIRGYLIPPSLFEERRRNIHDPVESDESDIDEDDTVLDHAPNWANGADADKRQGLKNAEKEKEPVIKDNGEECKLILVVRTDLGMTKGKIAAQCSHATLACYKTLSRAPADSPLSKILKRWERLGQAKIAVQVKSQDEMLELRRKARSLGITAEVIQDAGRTQIEAGSMTVLGIGPAPRSLVDQVTGGLKLL; translated from the exons ATGGCGATGAACCCAGGCGAGCAAACAGGAGTAATCATCTCCACGGCCGTCGTTGCCCTCCTCACCGGTTACGCTTTCGGTATCTATACTATCCGAGGCTACCTCATCCCACCCTCGCTGTTCGAGGAGCGCCGGCGCAACATACACGATCCCGTCGAGAGTGACGAAAGCGATatcgacgaggatgacacTGTTCTCGACCACGCCCCCAACTGGGCCAATGGCGCTGACGCCGATAAGAGGCAGGGTTTGAAGaatgctgagaaggagaaggagccCGTTATTAAGGACAATGGAGAGGAGTGCAAGCTTATTCTTGTTGTGCGAACAGACCTGGGCATGACAAAGG GCAAAATCGCTGCTCAATGCTCCCACGCTACCCTCGCATGCTACAAGACGCTCTCCCGTGCCCCCGCCGACTCTCCCCTGTCCAAGATCCTTAAGCGCTGGGAACGTCTCggccaggccaagatcgCCGTGCAAGTCAAGAGCCAGGACGAGATGCTCGAGCTTCGACGCAAGGCCCGATCTCTGGGTATCACAGCTGAGGTTATCCAGGATGCTGGCCGAACAcagattgaggctggtagCATGACAGTGCTGGGCATTGGACCTGCCCCTAGAAGCCTTGTTGACCAGGTCACCGGTGGACTTAAGTTGCTGTAA
- a CDS encoding GTP-binding protein rhoA, translating to MAEIRRKLVIVGDGACGKTCLLIVFSKGTFPEVYVPTVFENYVADVEVDGKHVELALWDTAGQEDYDRLRPLSYPDSHVILICFAVDSPDSLDNVQEKWISEVLHFCQGLPIILVGCKKDLRYDQKTIEELRKTSQKPVSPEEGEEVRKKIAAYKYLECSAKTNEGVREVFEHATRAALLSRNTRGSKHKKCLVL from the exons ATGGCTGAGATCCGCCGAAAGCTCGTCATTGTCGGCGATGGTGCTTGTGGTAAAACCTGTTTGTTGAT TGTTTTCTCCAAGGGCACCTTCCCCGAG GTCTACGTCCCCACCGTTTTCGAGAACTACGTCGCCGATGTCGAGGTCGATGGCAAGCACGTCGAGCTCGCCCTATGGGATACTGCTGGTCAGGAGGATTACGACCGTCTTCGACCCCTGTCCTACCCCGACTCCCATGTTATCCTGATCTGCTTCGCTGTTGACTCTCCCGACTCTCTCGACAACGTCCAGGAGAAG TGGATCTCTGAGGTTCTGCACTTCTGCCAAGGTCTCCCTATCATTCTCGTCGGCTGCAAGAAGGACTTGCGATACGACCAGAAGACCATCGAGGAGCTCCGAAAGACCAGCCAGAAGCCTGTCTCCCCCGAGGAG GGTGAGGAGGTTCGCAAGAAAATCGCTGCCTACAAGTACCTTGAGTGCTcagccaagaccaacgaggGCGTACGCGAGGTGTTTGAGCACGCTACTCGCGCTGCTCTGCTGTCGCGAAACACCCGTGGTAGCAAGCACAAGAAGTGCCTTGTTCTGTAA
- a CDS encoding proteasome subunit alpha type-2, with the protein MADRYSFSLTTFSPSGKLVQIEYALNAVNQGITALGIKATNGIVLATEKKSSSPLADQSSLSKISDITPNIGMVYSGMGPDYRVLVDRARKVSHSGYKRIYNEYPPTRILVQDVARVMQEATQSAGVRPYGVSLLVAGWDEGIEPEEESKTTEESEEKKVNRKTGGIHKGGPMLYQVDPSGSYYPWKATAIGKSATKAKTFLEKRYSEELELEDAIHIALLTLKDNIEGEMNGDSIEIGIVGAPADHLLGLEGVDGAVGPRFRKLTPQEIEDYLTSL; encoded by the exons ATGGCGGACCGATACTCCTTCTCTCTCACAACCTTCTCCCCCAG CGGAAAGCTGGTGCAGATTG AGTATGCCCTCAATGCTGTAAACCAGGGTATCACTGCCCTTGGCATCAAAG CCACCAACGGTATCGTTCTTGccaccgagaagaagtcatcatccCCTCTGGCCGACCAGAGTTCCCTCTCCAAAATCAGCGACATCACTCCCAACATCGGCATGGTGTACTCTGGCATGGGCCCTGATTATCGAGTATTGGTGGACCGAGCACGCAAGGTTTCGCATAGCGGCTACAAGCGCATCTATAACGAGTACCCCCCTACCAGAATATTGGTGCAGGATGTCGCCCGAGTGATGCAGGAGGCCACGCAATCCGCCGGTGTTCGACCTTATGGTGTGAgtctgttggttgctggTTGGGATGAGGGCATTgagcctgaggaggagagcaagACTACcgaggagagcgaggagaagaaggtcaaccGAAAGACTGGGGGCATTCACAAAGGCGGCCCCATGCTGTACCAGGTCGATCCTTCTGGCAGTTACTATCCATGGAAGGCTACAGCCATTGGCAAGAGTGCGACAAAGGCCAAGACATTCTTGGAAAAGCGATACTCGGAGGAGctcgagcttgaggatgctaTCCACATCGCGCTGTTGACCCTGAAGGACAACATCGAGGGTGAGATGAACGGTGACAGCATCGAGATTG GTATTGTTGGTGCTCCCGCAGACCATCTTCTGGGActtgagggtgttgatggGGCTGTCGGACCCCGTTTCAGAAAGCTGACCCCtcaagagattgaggatTACCTGACGAGTCTATGA